attagccagtaataggcttactagaatctactaacttcctaggaataatgaTAAAAATTTAGCAATTGatagactgaagatgaacttttccatgccagaaacaatcACAATAtgaccatatacagtttcagttaaggcttactataacgtaactactatatgttaagccagcaaaagtgtttgtctatactgacccaaaacacatgcacggatgcgtacttcgaaaatccaccggaaacagtcgcaatataatcgtaaactgttttatttcagacttactataatgtagatactgatggtttcagccagcaaagttttcatctgtacagaataattcacaatgtgtACTTCGCTccgcctgcaaggagatatgAACTTGGAACCAATAGTTCAAATGTCCACTTCTATAACCACCACgccatttaacaaggggtactcagtcagccagccagccagccactcactcagtaagagacattcgctcttcttggccggctccgcttacgctgtCCGGCAAATCAGGTGTTAAAGCCATTCCACAGAGGGTTTAGTGATCAAAGGCTTTTCCTTCACCTGAGTTTGTCACTTAACACAACCCTCGGTCTGATCACCTGGTTATATAGGTCTTAGTAGGGCAAAACATGAAAGGAAATAACAAGAACCATGAATGATTTAGACACTTTAAACTCACTGAAGAAAGGTTATCGCTGCTGGAATTTCTCCAAGAATGGGATAATGTATTCATACTTGTAATATCCACTGATCCACTTGCTATTCTTGGGACAAGCTATTATAAGCATTGCTAGATATTATCCACTGATTtgtgaacaaaatcataaacaaaaaaattgggGAGATCACTGAGAATTCAAGATATTTTTTCAAGGTGTCTTCCTGTATACCAGCATTCTCATGAGAAAATGGTCTACATATTCTCTTATGCCAGAATATAGGCGAATGGTCATTAGTCAAGCAAATGCCCTCAGACAGACTTCAACAACAGACCAGATGAGTGTGGGGCCAACTCCTCAGAACCCCTGAGAGGTGTCCTCTGTGCCCTACAACAGGATTGGTGTCAAATGACCTCCTCTGTAGGTTGTAGTTTCTACTCTCGTGAATTTGTCAAGCTTACTCTGATTACATTTCATGACTAAAATATGGTCCTCACTTCAGCCTCCCTGAACACTTACAGCAAAGACTTGTGCATTGATCtcaatactgtatataatacaaACACGACCTGTGTCTCCTCCGTTCATGTTATCTACCCGAGCAAGCAGCTGTATACTACAGTATCTCTCCCTATACACACAGGATCAGATATGGTTGTTCAGCAGTCAGCTTTAAGTCAACAACCTCAGGACACAATTCAACCCTGTGATTCACAAGCCCTCCAAGCTCACTAtaaaattataagaaaatgttttgatactACATTGGTCCACTATATGTATGTATGCCATTAAAAGCTAAATAACGGCTAAGCAAAGACCATGGTCCAGAATCAATAGACTGTACCCCCTTGTTTGAACCTGTATAGATCTGAAAGTATACATAAGACTGGTCTACATAATGTAGAAGCACATTTTTATAAGCTTGCTGTTATCCTCAGCGTTAGCAATACCCTAatgatacattttacaatttagaACTGTGTCATGCTATAGACAAGAACTGTGTCATGCTATAtccaatatatatatgtttctGTGAATAAACAGTTCTGTCAGCTCATCTGACTGTTGCATAAATCGTTACTAAACAATCTAATAAGGTATTCTAATCTTGGGCTTGATGgccacttcttatgtaccatatggTTAAGCTGCTCAAACGACAGCGCAATAGGGTTGACATCTGATGATTGTGCTGGCCACAGAATACCAGTACTGCCTCTTCTTCAAATAGTTCTtccatagtttggagctgtgctttcagtcattgtcctgttttagGAAACTGTCTCCAAACAAGGGCCATCCACAGGGCACGGCGTAGCAAAAtagagtgatagccttccttcttcaagatcccttttgcCTGTATACATCTTCCTCTTTACCACAACCAAAGCAACCACAGACCATCaaattgcctccaccatgcttgacaaatGGTGtgaagcactcctccagcatcttttcatttggttgtgtctcacaaatgttcttctttgtgatctaaATACCTAAATGTACAAGATATTCAACCCGTAACACTTATTTTCTCAGAACGAGAATTGGCAGACAAGTATCAGAAGAAATGCCTTTGAAATaccattttgagtctgtaatcaAATTGCTgacactcaactagtctaaagggcATTTGCATTGCTTCTTTATTTAGCGCAAAAGTTTACAACATTAACGTTGTCTACACTGTATGCCCGATTAATTTGATGTTAATTTAATGGACaataatgtgcttttctttcaaaaacatggacattttgaaGTGACACCAAACGTTTTAATAGTAGTATATATTTTAGAgcaccaaaaaaaatatatttttagtgaTGGAAATACAGGTGACATTGGGCCTATATGAAATCTACTTTATTTTGAGATGCCTTGAAGCCCTGTAAATGAATATGACAAAAACGGTCCAGAGAATGGACTTCCAGAAACCTTCAGGTTTTCCTGGTGGTCTTTGGCAAAGAAAAAACAGGCCATtaggtattttttttacagcagaggcttcttccttgcAATCCTCGCATTAATGCCATTTCAATTCAGTGTTCTTACTGTTGTAGCATGCCCAGTAACCTGAGATGTAGCAAGGGAAGGTTGcaaatctccagatgttatATTTGGCCTCTTTGTGATGTGTTCTAAGATTTCTTTTGTGAGATCCACTTCATTAACTTTATTGGGTAACACAAAAAGGACCAGGTTCCTTGTCTCTTTAATCAGAGTCCCAACAAAGCCCCTTCTTAAACATCCCtcctttgattggttgatttggtACCCAATTATTTACCCACATAATTCTATTTACCAACTTACCAACCAATGCAATTTTGCTTCACTTATTTTTGAACTTGCACTTGCACTTTTTTAATGAAGAAATGTATCTAATTGGATGAAAAATTGGGTAAAATTTTACAAAATCTTTACAAATAAAGAATTTGTGGTCTCCTGCCTGTGGACTGTCTACCTGTGTTTTTTGATATAGGAATCCAAAGCACAGGTAGACAGTCTGAAGAGATCAACAGTACAGAAgagacaggcaggagacaacATCGTTAAACAGATAAGCTAAAGTTCGAATACAGAAAACCATTTAGAACGCTCAGAATGCCGATAAATTGGTATTACCTTGCAAACAAACAGGGGGacagaacaaaaaataaataggatcccccaggacaccatctgccgttTCATATAGGTGCATTCCtagacgttgttgggagtgcatacaagcACATAGGGGCCAtccacactactgagtcacgttgtgagttgccgtgatgaaatttgCACCCTCAATGGATTGGCGATTTTAGTTTCCACTGAttgttgttacataattttgtttgtacacaatgtacagtaaagattttgatacTTAATATTCACTGCTCAAATGTTTTTGGGGAAgtcttaaatcacacatcggttCTCgatgaattaaatatattaaagatcaaaatctttactgtacattgtgaaaTTTGTTGAGTCTTCTACTGTAACATCTAATAAGGTTGGAGAATACAGATCAACGAATATGAGACCATTCCTCTTggcagaatctctccagataaTTCAGGGTCCTTGTTCCTCTCTGGTTTAGGTCAGGAGCCTGAGATGGCCATAGCAGAACCTTTTTTTGTGTTCAGTGAACTATTTCTGGGTTGATTTGGATGCATGTTTTGGACCATTGTCCTGCTAGAAGAGCCAATGACAACAGTGTTAGGTTCCTGGCAGAGGCACCCAgattcatatttaaaatgtcaagGTATTTCATGGAGTTCAGTATGCTATTTTCTCTAACAGGGTTCCCAGGACCGTTAAAGGAAAAACAACATCACGGAACCTCCAACATACTTAAAAGTGGGGATCAGGTTATTTTCAGTATAGCCATCCTTCTGTGTATGCCAAAACCACCTTGAgtgtttgttgccaaaaagcaattttttttttgtttaatttgaccCTAGCACTCAGTTCCAGTCAAAGTTCCAGTAACATTGAGCATACTCCAGATGCTTACATTTGTGGTGTAATGAGAAGATGGCTTTTTAAGGCATGTTTTCCAAATAATTTGTTGACATGGAGATGATGTCTAATGGTTGTTTTGGAGACTTTGTGACCTCAAGATGCTACTCTCCTCTGTAAATCTCCAACAATGGTCTTTGGGGATATTTCTGCCTCTCTtaccatcctcctcactgtaTGTCGGGGTAAAATAAACTTGGGTTCTCTTCCAAGCAAGTTTGTAACAGTTCCAGTTGCTTTACATTTTTTAGTATTGCCCTAACAGTAGATATGGGCATTTTTAGGTGAGTATTTATTTATAGCCCTAACTTATGAAGCTAAACACACTTTTACctaatttgatttgtgtgttttcttatCTTTCCCATGTTGATGTATGAGTAAAGGAATATGGCCTCTGTGTCACctaatatttactgtataccCCAGTGAAAAAGGTGAATTATTTATAACTCTATTTTACAAATCTATACTGGGGAAGCCAATAATTGTTATGGGCACTGTATGTAAATAGAACAACAACAACTAATAGTATTTGAATTATATCTTACACAGcatgtcaaaacatttatataatacatGGGATCTAAATCTGAATGGATAAAATACACAATGAAGAATCATTTAATGGATTGTATATGAACATCAAATTACAATTGTTCAGTTTTgcacttaaaataaataaataaaattatccATTGACAATACACTGCAGATGTCATACATCAGTTACTTAAAATAATAGATCAATATGAAAAGGCGAAAATACCTGGCCTGATCTTCATAGCAGACTGTCAAAGACCTTATAAAGTATGACTAGATTTTCTATATACATGTTTGAACTATTTAAATTTTAGTAAATCTGTCATAGACTTAGTGCAGATTTTGTATAGTAACCaaaaattgtattttaaataatggGCATTTCAGTTTTAAATGTCAAGAGGAGTAAAACAAGGATGTCCATCGTCCCCATATTGATTCACTATAGCAATAGACATTTTAGCTATTAGCTAAGATTTAGAACATCCTGGGGATTAAGAAAAAGGTAACAATGTATGCAGATGACTTGGTCAACTCCCCGGTGATCCAACAATTCACTTCTGAATTCATGGCACTAACTACACCAagataacattttatgaaaaaagtATGTGAGTTTATTTGGAAAAGTAAAACAAGCAtatttatataatgaatatCAGTTCAATGACCAAATAGTATGGCTTAAAATGAATCTCTGAAAGTCTCTATAATACCAAAATGATTTTCAAGCAGGCTAATAGGATAGGCTTATCttatgtttaaaatacctttgcCATGGTACAGattaaagtttgtgtgtgtgaatgtggctatacatttttgtaaaaatagtGGTGGGTCTATatgtcatctgtgtgtgtaatcaGTGGACGCCAACAGCGGGGGACAACCATGAATGTTGTTCTGGGCCCAGGTCTGGGGGAGGGGCATTTGGTTGGCCTACATATAATTATAAATTAGTCAGTGTTGTATTCAGTACTGTTGAGAAGGTTAacagtttttaaacagaagaattgcattgatgaagggattcatgttttctactctttgctgttttttatacagcattTTGATTAAacccttttctgtaaaaatggtttgttctagcaacagccaatcagagtgataccctaacaccaacagccaatcagggtgataccctaacaccaacagctaatcagggtgataccctaacaccagtgccaacataattttgttaaagctgcactagatagGATTAATtaagtttttaaaaaaattaagtgcCGGTGGAAtatcattttatcattttttgAGCATGCCGCTACTTcccagccaatcgccttctgtgaggcaggctttcctccttggcttattttacctggatgatattataTGTAGCATAACTATGCAGTAAGAGGCAAggtttgcttactgtaagaaactataatggcagctagagaccaggacgacaaaccgtcagttcctcccttgtctactacagcatacactacaaaaataGCAAAGCGGAAGAAAGcttagaccaactctctgtagctagctaccagaaaccctaagctaacattagcaaggctaagaagaacgtCGTCGAAATCTGAGTTAgtgctttttttggaacaggtaattccattttcatatttttattcggaACGTGATTCTCTATCATGCATTGGTTCAGAATTGCTTTCTGACAAATGAGTGATTGTAAAATGCTGTAAAAGCTTCTTATTGCTGAAAAAAATCCTACAGAGTGGagcttacatttttttcaaatgtaaccaataaatgtgtctaactacagtatagtagctatctggctaaacATTGCTgccatgcaaccaaaactaggagcacagaaatggatggacaaatctaaaagagaacatctaaatatgtgtagcagttcagtaatggctgattgggactaagtaggttatgaattgaaaagatgtgacataattaattacctgtgttgaaaacaaaaggaTTTGAATATGGCCTAGTTATGAATGAaagcattaaacaataaaatgtttatgactTGTTTTTTTGGAGTCATTTAATTcctattcataatttttttgtcacgtggtttgggtcctaaatgtAAAATTCTGTCCCgggccctgtcattcctgtcgGCATCCCTGTGTGTTATCATAAGTGAACTTAGGTATGtgcatatacactgaacaaaattataaacgcaacacttttgtttttgcccccattcatcatgagctgaactatAATcaatctaaatctgtgttagtgagcacttctcctttgccgagataatccatccacctcacaggtgtggcatatcaagatgctgattggacagcatgattattgcacaggtgtgccttaggctggccacaataaaacgGCACTCTGTTCGGTGTATATTGATTGGCGCTTGCTGTAGATTTGTTGTCCGTGGTGGTCACTGGAGGTAAAGCATGGGAGGAACTTGCattaaatgaaacaacattGGGGAAGTGGTATCCTTAAGAATTCAAAGGGGAAACATGGTGTTTGCTATTagcttttgaaacatgtttaattGTGCAGACGGTGCCCACTCATAAAGTCCCTTAAACTATAACATAAATAAATAGAGTTTAAATTATGCTAATATAGATGGTTTACCCATAGATATTTGCTTGCTCATGGTTGATCTACCccccaaaaagagaaaaaaacactacATACATGGTTTACTTTAAACCAACACATGGAATTAATAACCATAAACCTGTTATGTCAGATATAAAAGACTGGTTCTGACTTAATACAGGTACTAAAACAATCTATAATTGCACAAGTGGTTTACAAACCTTTAACTGGTTACAGTATCGTATATTAAAGTATCATATACAGGTGTTTTCTTATCTCTGTCACTTGGCCTATAAACATCACAGAGAAAACGTATGTATATCCTTGTGATTAGAGTGAGATCTTTACTGCAGAGAAGGCCATTTGGCAAAGGTCATGGTAAAGGTCAAACTGTCTTTCGACCAGTGTTGTTCAGCCTCATAGGAGAAACAATTGGTCAAACTGACCAAAAACGTAATGGATGTCATGATCGGACAAttgcataaaatacattttgtgatttgAAAGTCTGTTCTGGACCCAGAATATAATAAGAAGgttaaattaatattaaatattaaaatgctaatggctaaatatttcttattaataaataaatacataattattAGGTGTATTTGTATTGCCCAGACCTGACTTTTTCCCTGGttcataataaatgttttttaggtAGTAAATGTATAtgcatgtttgtatgtatgaatgtaaatgtatgtgtatgAAACTAAGCTATCACTGAAAAGGTCTGAGAATAATAATATTTGTCATCAACGTTATTACTAGCACCATGCATGAAATGGATGAGAGACATCAAGatatttttcacttttcatttttattttctcatcaTATTTATTTCTGGTCGTTGTGAAAAGTAAAAACTGACAGatgaatatgtacagtatatacattcatattgttCATGATGCAACTAAACATATGATTGGGCTcatttccaataaaaaaaaaatgtaaacagctATAGTATCATTTAGTTGATGAGAACACTGGTGGTTCTCTGTCGACCTGTCCATGACATGCACCCACGCTGGCATGGCTTGGAACAACCCGGACTGTCGCTGCGCCTTGAGTGCTGCTATCATGGACGGCGTACACTGGCGAGGAGCCTAGTGGTTGTCACTCCCATAACTGTAACAGTTGTTTTAACAGTGGTTCTGGTCACTAAATTCCTTAGCTGATGGTGCAACTTTGTTTGCTCTGTCCACCGCCGATGGCTTTCTCTTTTATGTACCTCAAGTCACTGTGCACGCTTGGTCGCCGTGCAAATGGTGCCACAATTCCGTATGCTTCGCCATCCTTTAATTTCTTATTTCTGAATGACTTTCTGCTGCTGTTTTGTAGCACTTCGCTGTACTGTACGGAAACCTTGCGGTGAGAGTCTGGGCTCATCTCGTTGGGCAGTTTGGCCATGGTAAAAAGAGTCTGAAACATTTGGTCGACATTAGTGTTCCGTTTTGCAGAGATTTCATAGTAGGCGCACTGTTCATCATCAGCCACCAGCTGCTCGATCTCCTCATTCTGAACTTCCCGGTTAAACTCCCGGTCACACTTGTTCCCGCAGATAACTATCGGGACGT
This is a stretch of genomic DNA from Esox lucius isolate fEsoLuc1 chromosome 11, fEsoLuc1.pri, whole genome shotgun sequence. It encodes these proteins:
- the LOC105027503 gene encoding dexamethasone-induced Ras-related protein 1-like; translation: MIKKMSPFENEFNIPAKNCYRMVILGSTKVGKTAIISRFLNERVEDQYTPTIEDFHRKFYNIRGDVYQLDILDTSGNHPFPAMRRLSILTGDVFILVFSLDNRDSFQEVQRLKRQIYETKSCLKNKTKENVDVPIVICGNKCDREFNREVQNEEIEQLVADDEQCAYYEISAKRNTNVDQMFQTLFTMAKLPNEMSPDSHRKVSVQYSEVLQNSSRKSFRNKKLKDGEAYGIVAPFARRPSVHSDLRYIKEKAIGGGQSKQSCTIS